One window of Amaranthus tricolor cultivar Red isolate AtriRed21 chromosome 13, ASM2621246v1, whole genome shotgun sequence genomic DNA carries:
- the LOC130797952 gene encoding 60S ribosomal protein L27a-2, which produces MATRLKKNRKKRGHVSAGHGRIGKHRKHPGGRGNAGGMHHHRILFDKYHPGYFGKVGMRYFHKLRNKFHCPIVNLDKLWSLVPEDVKEKAAKEGKAPVIDVTQSGYFKVLGKGVLPENQPVVVKAKLISKIAEKKIKENGGAVVLTS; this is translated from the coding sequence ATGGCGACTCGCTTGAAGAAGAACAGAAAGAAGAGAGGCCACGTTTCAGCTGGTCACGGTCGTATCGGAAAACATAGAAAACATCCAGGAGGAAGAGGAAATGCAGGAGGTATGCATCACCACAGAATCCTTTTCGACAAATACCATCCTGGATACTTCGGTAAGGTTGGTATGAGGTATTTTCACAAATTGAGGAACAAATTCCATTGTCCAATTGTTAATCTTGACAAACTTTGGTCACTGGTACCTGAAGATGTGAAAGAAAAGGCAGCTAAAGAAGGAAAAGCACCTGTGATTGATGTTACTCAATCTGGGTATTTTAAGGTTTTGGGTAAAGGTGTTTTGCCTGAGAATCAGCCTGTTGTTGTGAAAGCTAAGTTGATTTCAAAGATTGCTGAGAAGAAGATTAAGGAAAATGGCGGTGCTGTTGTTCTCACTTCTTAA
- the LOC130798283 gene encoding cytochrome P450 CYP82D47-like, which produces MESYFPLHDGVSATSLLILLFFFYSLLKLKNIYHTTKHTPPQPSGSWPFIGHLPLLGKLPHITLGYLADQYGPIFMIKLGVNRALVVSKAEMVKQCLGTNDRVFANRPHTIFVDHLTYKSAMFGFTPYGQYWRQIRKITTVELLSNHRIEKFKDVRINEVKSAIKVLHDHCMMENLRGNAVDSMTVDMKKWFNDVSMNSIVRLIAGKSMKEFYQGEIYDKYAKAFREFFELAGVFLPGDALPLLRWMDIGGHEKKMKKLAKVMDQIVDDWLMDHKKRRGYKNSQPQDFMDVMLNNFETGQEISSIFDTDTIIKANCMNLILAASDTSAATLTWALALLLNNQDILKKTQAELDKVVGKERQVEESDIKNLVYLQAILKETLRLYPAGTLSVPREAIIECTIGGYHIPARTQLLVNVYKLHRDPNVWENPLEFNPDRFLTSHKDYDFIGKNFEYLPFGSGRRLCPGISYALRIMHFTLASLLHEFQVLSSLNQMVDMSEDFGLSNSKATPLELILKKRLPHHF; this is translated from the exons ATGGAGTCCTATTTCCCTCTACACGATGGTGTATCCGCCACAAGCTTACTTATTTTACTATTCTTCTTTTACTCTCTACTAAAATTGAAAAACATCTATCACACTACCAAACACACACCACCTCAACCATCTGGTTCCTGGCCTTTTATAGGCCATTTACCACTCCTAGGTAAACTTCCACACATAACCTTAGGATATCTAGCCGATCAATACGGCCCAATCTTCATGATTAAGCTCGGTGTCAACCGAGCATTAGTCGTCAGCAAAGCCGAGATGGTTAAACAATGTCTAGGCACTAATGACCGAGTCTTTGCTAACAGACCTCACACCATTTTTGTTGATCATCTTACTTATAAGTCTGCCATGTTCGGGTTCACACCGTACGGTCAATACTGGCGACAGATTCGTAAGATCACTACCGTTGAGCTCCTATCAAACCATCGAATCGAGAAGTTTAAAGATGTTAGAATTAATGAGGTTAAATCAGCCATTAAAGTCCTTCATGATCACTGTATGATGGAGAATTTGAGGGGAAATGCAGTAGATTCTATGACGGTTGACATGAAAAAATGGTTTAATGACGTATCTATGAATTCCATAGTCAGATTGATTGCAG GCAAGTCAATGAAGGAATTTTATCAAGGTGAGATATATGATAAATATGCAAAGGCATTCAgggaattttttgaattggCTGGTGTATTTCTCCCTGGTGATGCACTTCCCTTATTGAGATGGATGGATATTGGAGGACatgagaagaagatgaagaaacttGCTAAAGTTATGGATCAAATAGTTGATGATTGGTTAATGGACCACAAAAAAAGAAGAGGGTATAAAAATTCACAACCACAAGATTTTATGGATGTGATGCTTAATAATTTTGAGACAGGGCAAGAAATTTCTTCCATCTTTGATACAGATACCATTATCAAAGCCAATTGCATG AATTTGATATTAGCTGCATCAGACACATCAGCAGCAACCCTAACATGGGCACTAGCATTACTCCTCAACAATCAAGACATCCTCAAGAAAACTCAAGCTGAATTAGACAAAGTAGTGGGTAAAGAAAGACAAGTAGAAGAATCAGACATAAAAAATTTAGTGTACTTGCAAGCAATATTGAAAGAAACATTACGATTATACCCTGCTGGAACCCTTTCGGTCCCTCGAGAAGCCATTATAGAATGCACTATAGGAGGTTACCACATACCAGCAAGAACCCAACTCTTAGTGAATGTTTACAAATTACATAGAGATCCAAATGTGTGGGAAAATCCATTGGAATTTAATCCAGATAGGTTTCTTACAAGTCATAAGGATTATGATTTTATAGGGAAGAATTTTGAGTATTTGCCTTTTGGAAGTGGTAGGAGGTTATGTCCGGGTATTTCTTACGCCCTTCGGATTATGCATTTTACGCTTGCTAGTTTGCTACATGAATTTCAGGTCTTATCTTCGTTGAATCAAATGGTGGATATGAGTGAGGATTTTGGACTAAGTAACTCTAAAGCTACCCCACTTGAGCTTATTCTCAAAAAGCGTCTTCCTCACCACTTTTAG
- the LOC130798284 gene encoding uncharacterized protein LOC130798284, with protein sequence MANVLGEENVSLDQLKKKMRDFAEQRGWQPYHTPRNLLLALVGEMGELSEIFQWKGEVERGLPNWKEEEKVHLGEELSDVLLYLIQLSDSCGIDLGQVALRKLQLNAFKYPAHK encoded by the exons ATGGCAAATGTTTTAGGGGAAGAAAATGTAAGCCTTgatcaattgaagaaaaaaatgaGAGATTTTGCTGAACAAAGAGGGTGGCAACCTTATCACACCCCAAGGAACCTGCTTTTGGCTTTG GTGGGAGAAATGGGAGAATTATCAGAAATATTCCAATGGAAAGGAGAGGTGGAAAGAGGTCTTCCAAACtggaaagaagaagagaaagttCACCTTGGAGAAGAACTTTCTGATGTTCTTCTGTATTTGATCCAACTTTCTGACAGCTGTGGAATTGATCTTGGTCAAGTTGCCCTTAGAAAGCTCCAACTTAATGCCTTTAAGTATCCTgctcataaataa
- the LOC130798285 gene encoding uncharacterized protein LOC130798285: MIADPIKISACFSSGASSTDDHQYSAVTRAGQSVIMSIYKTKLGNHSRLITITWCRNHLLLHGLSMCISNLSNDADDSASSESADQYNCKVELKPWYFWRKQGAKHFTINDGKKVDIYWDLKSAKFNNNETEPSSEYYVALVYENEVVLLVGDMKNDAYKKTGCRPSLIEPILVSKKEHIFGKKKFIVKAKLHEKGRFHNIMVECDNTTESDIEMGVKIDGKLMIHVKHLQWKFRGNESIYLNRLRLEVYWDVHDWLFSPGLRHALFIFKPFIPSNSIIGLSPLSLPSSLSLSTTPLSAQSGSSESLLVDGLSQFCLFLYAWKVE; encoded by the coding sequence ATGATAGCGGATCCAATCAAGATTTCTGCTTGCTTCTCATCTGGAGCAAGTTCAACTGACGACCATCAATATAGTGCTGTGACTCGAGCAGGTCAAAGTGTGATCATGTCAATATACAAAACCAAGCTAGGTAATCACAGTCGTCTGATTACCATCACATGGTGCAGGAACCACCTGCTACTACACGGATTATCCATGTGTATATCCAACCTTTCTAACGATGCAGACGATTCTGCATCGTCAGAAAGTGCTGACCAATACAATTGTAAAGTGGAACTAAAGCCATGGTACTTTTGGCGGAAACAAGGGGCAAAACATTTTACCATAAATGATGGTAAAAAGGTAGATATTTATTGGGATTTGAAGTCtgcaaaatttaataataatgaaacagAACCAAGTTCAGAGTATTATGTAGCATTGGTTTATGAAAACGAGGTCGTTTTATTAGTTGGTGACATGAAAAATGATGCTTATAAGAAAACAGGTTGTAGGCCTTCCCTTATTGAGCCTATATTAGTCTCAAAAAAAGAGCatatttttggtaaaaaaaagtttatagtTAAGGCTAAGTTACATGAAAAAGGTCGATTTCATAACATTATGGTCGAGTGTGACAATACAACCGAGTCAGATATAGAGATGGGTGTAAAAATTGACGGGAAATTAATGATTCATGTTAAGCATTTACAATGGAAGTTTAGAGGGAATGAAAGTATATATCTTAATAGGTTAAGACTAGAAGTTTATTGGGATGTACATGATTGGTTGTTTAGTCCTGGATTAAGGCAtgctttgtttatttttaagcCTTTTATTCCATCTAATTCAATTATTGGTTTATCACCATTATCATTACCATCATCATTGTCATTATCAACGACTCCATTGTCAGCACAAAGTGGGAGCTCTGAGTCGTTATTGGTTGATGGGTTGTCTCAGTTTTGCTTGTTTCTCTATGCTTGGAAGGTTGAgtaa
- the LOC130797917 gene encoding probable serine/threonine-protein kinase WNK3, which yields MRGNTHTEQEQEDFEVEFVEVDPTGRYGRYKEVLGKGAFKKVYRAFDELEGIEVAWNQVKVSEVVRNADDLERLYSEVHLLKTLKHKNIIKFYSSWVDTKKENINFITEIFTSGNLSQYRRKHKHVDLRAVKKWSRQILEGLLYLHSHDPPIIHRDLKCDNIFVNGNHGEVKIGDLGLAAILQHANAAHSVIGTPQFMAPELYEEEYNELVDIYAFGMCLLELVTLEYPYRECSNSAQIYKKVVAGTKPLALEKVADPNVKAFIEKCIAKASDRLSARELLSDPFLLDVIPENPGQSSRVNFSNSDSGSDSIQNTSESSVVANVDVGPTKDVTVQGERKDVNTIYIKLRIVSSGGKSRNIHFPFDIKADTSIAVASEMVHELDLTDQDISTIADMIDSEIRDLIPDWSPRDSFGGDSPSDSHGSELKDDLLHVNESKDEPSSLTDASHFPTSSIFPDQLPSGRKFWSDSPIKCNPMSPSEAVYDSMFRQQWNESQTDIIAYEYGETSGANLENIDFHENQIIEAIHEHEAGFDEDKDKRHKDEPSCQIEKDDNVLQSVLNCECSKDLSVCEGSITDEVEKSDGESHSEEFLKTISTELHQLLAQQQKELEELKLKHNVAISHLLKDLSPESCLKVFNLCSRKIPDSKLNEKMHCVPHIPVSRRVFRRSSSTLDLSSPRINSFKYEATPEMGIAVILKDDSEEP from the exons ATGCGTGGGAATACACATACAGAGCAAGAACAGGAGGATTTTGAGGTTGAATTTGTGGAGGTTGATCCAACTGGCCGTTACGGTAGG TATAAGGAGGTTCTAGGAAAAGGGGCCTTCAAGAAAGT ATATCGAGCATTTGATGAGCTTGAAGGAATAGAAGTAGCTTGGAATCAAGTGAAGGTTTCGGAAGTAGTGCGTAATGCAGATGATTTAGAACGGCTATATTCTGAAGTTCATCTCCTTAAGACCTTGAAGCATAAGAACATCATCAAGTTTTATAGTTCTTGGGTTGACACGAAAAAGGAGAATATAAACTTCATTACCGAGATTTTTACCTCCGGCAATCTAAGCCA GTATCGAAGGAAGCATAAGCATGTTGACTTGAGGGCGGTGAAGAAATGGTCTAGACAAATTTTAGAAGGGCTTTTGTATCTTCACAGTCATGATCCTCCTATTATACACAGGGATCTTAAATGTGACAATATATTCGTTAATGGCAACCATGGTGAGGTAAAAATTGGTGATCTTGGATTGGCCGCGATTCTTCAGCATGCAAATGCAGCTCATAGTGTCATTG GCACACCGCAATTTATGGCACCAGAACTTTATGAGGAGGAGTACAACGAACTCGTTGATATCTATGCCTTTGGTATGTGTTTGCTGGAATTGGTTACGTTGGAGTATCCGTATAGAGAGTGTAGCAACTCAGCTCAGATATATAAGAAAGTGGTAGCA GGAACCAAGCCATTAGCACTGGAAAAAGTGGCAGATCCTAATGTCAAGGCATTTATAGAGAAATGTATTGCTAAAGCTTCAGATAGATTGTCTGCAAGGGAACTTCTAAGTGATCCCTTTTTGTTAGATGTGATTCCTGAGAACCCTGGACAATCTTCTCGTGTCAATTTTTCAAATTCAGATTCAGGCTCAG ATTCCATTCAAAATACATCTGAAAGTAGTGTGGTAGCCAATGTTGATGTCGGACCAACAAAAGACGTCACAGTACAAGGTGAACGGAAAGATGTCAACactatatatatcaaattgagGATAGTTAGTTCTGGag GTAAAAGTCGGAATATTCATTTTCCGTTTGACATCAAAGCCGATACATCAATTGCTGTTGCTAGTGAAATGGTTCATGAATTGGACCTGACAGATCAAGATATTTCAACCATTGCTGACATGATCGACTCTGAAATACGGGATTTAATTCCAGATTGGTCTCCTAGAGATTCATTTGGAGGTGATTCTCCTTCCGATAGCCACGGATCTGAACTGAAGGACGATTTATTGCACGTAAATGAAAGTAAGGATGAACCGTCTTCGTTGACTGATGCATCACACTTCCCTACTAGCAGTATTTTTCCAGATCAATTACCATCTGGACGTAAGTTTTGGTCGGACTCTCCAATCAAGTGTAATCCTATGAGCCCATCAGAAGCCGTATATGATTCCATGTTTCGACAACAGTGGAATGAATCACAGACCGACATAATTGCTTATGAGTATGGAGAAACAAGTGGTGCAAATCTCGAAAACATTGATTTTCATGAAAATCAGATAATTGAAGCTATCCATGAACATGAAGCCGGTTTCGACGAAGATAAGGATAAAAGACACAAGGATGAACCAAGTTGTCAAATCGAGAAAGACGACAATGTACTTCAGTCTGTACTAAATTGCGAGTGTAGCAAGGATTTAAGTGTGTGTGAAGGAAGTATTACCGATGAAGTCGAAAAATCTGACGGGGAGTCTCATTCTGAAGAGTTTTTGAAGACCATTTCTACTGAGCTCCACCAGTTGCTTGCTCAGCAGcaaaaagaattagaagagCTGAAGCTAAAGCACAATGTGGCTATTTCTCATCTTCTAAAGGACCTTTCACCCGAATCATGTCTAAAAGTGTTTAATTTGTGCAGTCGAAAGATCCCCGATTCTAAATTGAATGAGAAGATGCATTGTGTTCCACACATTCCCGTCTCTAGGAGAGTTTTTAGACGTTCATCGAGTACTCTTGATCTTTCTAGCCCCAGAATAAACAGTTTTAAGTACGAAGCTACACCGGAGATGGGAATTGCGGTTATTTTAAAAGACGATTCAGAAGAACCGTAA
- the LOC130798162 gene encoding elongation factor Tu, chloroplastic-like: MALSATSSTISYQSLHNLHHPQQPFSPLPNPTFHLKKLTFSSSFTPSFNLKSSPSNTHYSHGRVFTVRAARGKFERKKPHVNIGTIGHVDHGKTTLTAALTMALASMGNSAPKKYDEIDAAPEERARGITINTATVEYETENRHYAHVDCPGHADYVKNMITGAAQMDGAILVVSGADGPMPQTKEHILLAKQVGVPNMCVFLNKQDQVDDEELLQLVELEVRELLSNYDFPGDDIPIIAGSALLALEELMKNPNIKRGENEWVDKIYKLMDAVDEYIPIPTRQTDLPFLLAVEDVFSITGRGTVATGRVERGTVKVGETVDIVGMRETRNTTVTGVEMFQKILDEAMAGDNVGILLRGIQKMDIQRGMVIAKPGTITPHTKFSAIVYVLKKEEGGRHSPFFVNYRPQFYMRTTDVTGKVSKIMNDKDEESKMVMPGDRVKMEVELIAPVACEEGMRFAIREGGKTVGAGVIQAIIE, from the coding sequence ATGGCTTTATCAGCTACTTCTTCAACAATTTCATACCAATCTCTTCACAATCTTCACCATCCACAACAACCCTTTTCTCCTCTTCCAAACCCCACTTTCCATCTCAAAAAACTCactttttcttcatcttttacCCCATCTTTCAACCTCAAATCATCACCTTCCAATACTCATTACTCCCATGGCCGTGTCTTCACAGTTCGTGCTGCCAGGGGTAAGTTTGAAAGGAAAAAACCCCATGTAAATATAGGCACAATTGGGCATGTTGACCATGGAAAGACTACCCTTACTGCAGCCCTAACAATGGCGCTTGCTTCAATGGGTAATTCTGCACCAAAGAAATACGATGAAATTGATGCTGCACCTGAAGAACGAGCAAGAGGTATTACTATTAACACTGCTACTGTTGAATATGAAACTGAAAATAGGCATTATGCTCATGTTGATTGTCCTGGTCATGCTGATTATGTAAAGAATATGATTACTGGTGCTGCACAAATGGATGGTGCTATTCTTGTTGTTAGTGGGGCTGATGGCCCTATGCCACAAACGAAAGAACATATTTTGTTAGCTAAACAAGTGGGTGTTCCTAACATGTGTGTCTTTTTGAATAAACAAGATCAAGTAGATGATGAAGAACTTCTTCAATTAGTTGAGCTTGAGGTTAGGGAATTGTTATCTAATTATGATTTTCCTGGTGATGATATTCCTATTATTGCTGGTTCTGCATTATTAGCTCTTGAAGAATTGATGAAAAACCCTAATATTAAGAGGGGTGAAAATGAATGGGTTGATAAAATTTACAAACTTATGGATGCTGTTGATGAATATATTCCAATTCCTACTAGACAAACTGATTTACCCTTCTTGTTAGCTGTAGAAGATGTGTTTTCGATTACGGGTCGTGGGACTGTGGCTACTGGGAGGGTTGAAAGAGGTACTGTGAAGGTTGGTGAAACTGTGGATATTGTAGGAATGAGGGAAACTAGGAATACTACTGTTACTGGTGTTGAAATGTTCCAGAAGATTCTAGATGAAGCAATGGCTGGTGATAATGTTGGAATTTTGTTGAGAGGTATTCAGAAGATGGATATTCAGAGGGGTATGGTTATTGCTAAGCCTGGAACTATTACACCTCACACCAAGTTTTCAGCTATTGTGTATGTGTTGAAGAAGGAAGAAGGCGGTAGGCATTCGccattttttgttaattataggccTCAGTTTTACATGAGGACTACCGATGTGACGGGTAAGGTTTCAAAGATTATGAACGATAAGGATGAGGAGTCTAAGATGGTTATGCCTGGTGATCGGGTTAAGATGGAAGTCGAGCTTATTGCTCCCGTTGCTTGTGAGGAGGGAATGAGGTTTGCTATTAGGGAAGGTGGAAAGACTGTTGGTGCTGGTGTGATTCAGGCCATTATTGAGTAG